A single window of Paenibacillus sp. FSL H8-0537 DNA harbors:
- a CDS encoding carboxymuconolactone decarboxylase family protein, with amino-acid sequence MKLRVNYRTANPAVFKALMELEKAASSSGIDPITYELIKLRASQINGCAFCLDMHSEDLMNKGESLQRIMLLSVWREAPIYTEKECAVLELTEHVTQVSEAGVPDELYNRVRDYYDEAEYTALILAIITINSWNRIAISTSMFPGCFD; translated from the coding sequence ATGAAATTAAGAGTAAACTATCGCACGGCGAACCCGGCTGTATTTAAAGCGTTGATGGAATTGGAGAAAGCAGCATCAAGCTCCGGCATTGATCCTATCACCTATGAGCTTATTAAGCTGCGGGCGTCGCAAATCAATGGCTGTGCTTTTTGTCTGGATATGCATAGTGAGGATCTTATGAACAAGGGCGAAAGCTTGCAGCGCATTATGCTGCTAAGCGTATGGCGAGAAGCGCCAATTTATACGGAGAAGGAATGTGCCGTATTGGAATTGACCGAGCATGTGACTCAGGTTTCGGAAGCGGGAGTGCCGGATGAGCTGTACAATCGGGTGAGAGACTATTATGATGAAGCGGAATATACCGCATTAATTTTAGCAATTATTACAATCAACAGCTGGAATCGAATTGCCATTTCAACCAGCATGTTCCCTGGCTGCTTTGACTAG
- a CDS encoding helix-turn-helix transcriptional regulator: MTMGDRLKELRLQKNLSQEAVARAIGITRSAYSHYEINNRQPVYETLIKLAFFFHVTTDYIIEGETRQQEAGLAREETQELLRLLNYMDEDKRKASIDKMLSVLRESE; the protein is encoded by the coding sequence ATGACGATGGGAGACCGATTGAAGGAACTCCGCTTACAAAAAAATCTTTCGCAAGAAGCCGTTGCCCGTGCGATCGGAATCACCCGATCAGCCTACAGTCATTACGAAATTAACAATCGCCAGCCTGTATATGAAACGCTGATTAAGCTCGCCTTCTTTTTTCATGTAACGACGGATTATATTATTGAAGGTGAAACCCGCCAGCAAGAGGCTGGGCTAGCCAGGGAAGAAACGCAAGAGCTGCTGCGGCTGCTGAATTATATGGATGAAGACAAGCGAAAAGCGTCCATTGACAAGATGCTTAGTGTCCTACGCGAGTCGGAATAA
- a CDS encoding phosphatase PAP2 family protein — protein sequence MLIFALTAQQAVRLELSQLDKETAAFAQQMRGEGWTAFFRVLSYMGSSLFIIAATFALFLWFGWRSGWLKAAPIIVGTGLVYITNTLAKMAFDRGRPEEAWGIEAASTSFPSGNAMMALSLYGLAAIWIGRDAWFSQTTKRISYVLAGLLILLMGASRLYFSVHYATDIIGGYAASFAILALMMAVLTARR from the coding sequence GTGCTTATATTTGCATTAACTGCACAGCAGGCTGTACGCCTGGAGCTGTCACAGCTGGACAAAGAAACAGCCGCATTCGCTCAGCAAATGCGGGGAGAAGGCTGGACAGCTTTTTTTAGAGTGCTGTCTTATATGGGATCTTCGCTCTTTATTATCGCAGCGACTTTTGCGCTTTTTCTATGGTTCGGCTGGCGCAGCGGCTGGCTGAAAGCAGCACCGATTATAGTTGGTACTGGACTTGTATACATAACGAATACTTTGGCCAAAATGGCCTTTGACCGGGGTCGGCCAGAGGAGGCTTGGGGAATAGAGGCAGCTAGCACAAGTTTCCCGAGCGGGAATGCCATGATGGCGCTTTCGCTTTATGGGTTGGCAGCTATATGGATTGGAAGGGATGCCTGGTTCAGTCAAACGACGAAACGGATCAGCTATGTACTCGCCGGCTTGCTTATTTTATTAATGGGCGCCTCAAGGCTTTATTTCAGCGTCCATTACGCAACGGACATTATTGGCGGTTATGCAGCCAGCTTTGCTATCCTCGCACTGATGATGGCCGTTCTGACGGCTCGCCGCTAA
- a CDS encoding class I SAM-dependent methyltransferase, protein MYVSDKWRDYEVIDTGNGDKLERWGSYILRRPDPQIIWPITKEDGLWQKTDGHYHRSSSGGGEWQFNSQLPERWTISYGELSFHIKPTSFKHTGLFPEQAVNWSWMMDKIRTADRPIRVLNLFAYSGGATVAAAAAGAEVVHVDASKGMVQWAKENAQLSGLSDKPIRFITDDVFKFVQREQRRGRQYDAIIMDPPSYGRGPNGETWKLEENLFPFLEFCTTILSDNPLFMLINSYTTGLSPSVLHNLLHMTMAKRFGGAIHCGEIGLPITASGLNLPCGILGRWESV, encoded by the coding sequence ATGTACGTATCAGATAAATGGAGAGATTACGAGGTAATAGATACAGGAAATGGAGATAAGCTCGAGCGCTGGGGCTCCTATATTCTTCGCAGGCCGGACCCGCAAATTATTTGGCCCATAACGAAGGAAGACGGCTTGTGGCAAAAAACAGACGGCCACTATCATCGCAGTTCCTCAGGCGGCGGCGAATGGCAGTTCAATTCCCAGCTGCCTGAGCGCTGGACGATATCCTACGGAGAGCTGTCCTTTCATATTAAGCCGACAAGCTTCAAGCATACGGGGCTATTTCCTGAGCAAGCGGTAAACTGGAGCTGGATGATGGACAAAATCCGCACGGCGGACCGTCCGATTCGCGTACTGAACCTTTTTGCCTATTCCGGTGGAGCTACAGTTGCCGCTGCAGCAGCCGGCGCAGAGGTTGTTCATGTGGATGCTTCTAAAGGCATGGTGCAGTGGGCAAAAGAAAACGCCCAGCTGTCCGGGCTGTCCGACAAGCCAATCCGTTTCATTACCGATGATGTATTCAAGTTTGTGCAACGTGAGCAGCGTCGTGGCCGTCAATATGACGCTATTATTATGGACCCTCCATCCTACGGACGCGGCCCGAATGGCGAGACATGGAAGCTGGAAGAGAACCTGTTCCCGTTCCTTGAGTTCTGCACGACGATTTTATCCGATAATCCATTGTTTATGCTGATAAATTCGTATACAACAGGTCTATCCCCATCCGTGCTGCATAATCTGCTTCATATGACGATGGCGAAGCGCTTCGGCGGGGCCATTCATTGCGGCGAAATTGGCCTGCCTATTACCGCATCCGGGCTTAACCTGCCTTGTGGCATATTGGGCCGCTGGGAGTCTGTCTAA
- a CDS encoding RluA family pseudouridine synthase: protein MAGPSGGSIGEIPVLFEDNHILAVVKQPGIPSQEDHTGTPDMLTLLKRDLKKRHDKPGNVFLGLIHRLDQPVGGAMLFAKTSKAASRLSEAVRSRNFGKTYVCVVHGKPHAASGKLRHFIRKDAKLNQVTVFKQEAPEAKEAVLEYTVISSIDRYSLVAVMLHTGRPHQIRAQMAFIGCPLVADRKYGAPQTGGVADIALWSTSVSVSHPITKEHVCFRSIPYGSKAWSWWPQAELEAAADVYLAEGDSAHAPKD from the coding sequence ATGGCAGGCCCCTCTGGGGGCAGCATTGGCGAAATTCCAGTGCTGTTCGAGGACAATCATATTTTGGCAGTTGTAAAGCAGCCGGGCATTCCCTCCCAAGAGGATCACACCGGTACGCCGGATATGCTGACACTGCTCAAACGCGATTTAAAAAAACGACACGATAAGCCGGGAAATGTATTTCTCGGCCTTATTCACCGGCTTGATCAGCCTGTAGGCGGCGCAATGCTGTTCGCCAAAACCTCCAAAGCGGCCTCACGGCTTTCCGAAGCTGTTCGCAGCCGAAATTTTGGCAAAACCTATGTGTGCGTCGTACATGGCAAGCCTCATGCGGCAAGCGGCAAGCTTCGCCACTTTATTCGCAAGGATGCGAAGCTGAATCAGGTGACCGTATTCAAGCAGGAAGCACCTGAAGCGAAGGAGGCTGTGCTGGAATATACCGTTATATCCAGTATAGACCGTTATTCTTTGGTAGCGGTCATGCTGCATACGGGGCGGCCTCATCAAATTCGCGCGCAAATGGCCTTTATCGGCTGCCCGCTGGTGGCCGACCGCAAATATGGAGCGCCGCAAACGGGCGGCGTTGCCGATATCGCACTTTGGTCTACTTCCGTTTCGGTTTCCCATCCCATAACGAAGGAACACGTCTGCTTCCGCTCCATCCCTTATGGCTCGAAAGCTTGGAGCTGGTGGCCGCAAGCCGAGCTGGAAGCCGCAGCAGACGTCTACTTGGCTGAAGGAGATTCCGCACATGCGCCGAAGGACTAA
- a CDS encoding CapA family protein: MRRRTKIHLAVNLLLLLLAAAGLLIIFFPTLASSLPFTASFTANSGDSTLEVASESGASAQPTTAPSATTSPVPSSEPSPVPTTTQEAASPPSSPSKSYQEALWVAVGDIMMHSPELPGAYNKKTKSYNFDPFFQDVESILKEGDWVLANLETPVAGSAFEYTGYPTFNAPVALLDALQNAGFNILTNANNHVLDKGEKGLLLTLAHMKEKGFIIKGSAATQKEADTNIIVEKNGIRMGLLAYTYGTNGIAIPKGKPYMVPLIDEQKMIGDIKKLKKAGADFVTVALHFGTEYQTKPNEEQKTLARKLIAEGADIIAGSHTHVIQPYEVLEATDDNGRERQGLIIYSMGNFISNQRGDTKDYGVIYQVLIRKNNGDGSIQLADIEAIPTWVYRYKPDHNYRYRILPVEQTLAEQSSKLLTPDLYASLKKNLSLLRTRLESMS; encoded by the coding sequence ATGCGCCGAAGGACTAAAATTCATCTTGCCGTCAATTTGCTCCTGCTGCTGCTGGCAGCAGCAGGACTCCTTATTATTTTCTTCCCGACACTAGCAAGCTCATTACCGTTTACCGCTAGCTTTACCGCTAACAGCGGCGATTCCACGCTGGAAGTGGCGTCGGAATCAGGCGCCAGCGCACAACCGACAACAGCTCCTAGTGCAACGACCTCCCCTGTGCCTTCATCTGAACCATCACCAGTGCCGACTACAACGCAGGAAGCAGCCTCTCCCCCATCCAGCCCTTCTAAGAGCTATCAGGAAGCGCTATGGGTCGCAGTTGGCGATATTATGATGCACTCCCCGGAGCTGCCAGGGGCCTATAATAAAAAAACGAAAAGCTATAACTTTGACCCTTTCTTTCAAGATGTAGAGTCGATATTGAAGGAAGGCGACTGGGTTTTGGCGAATTTAGAAACGCCTGTTGCCGGATCAGCATTCGAATATACCGGTTACCCGACGTTTAATGCGCCCGTTGCCCTGCTTGATGCGCTGCAAAACGCCGGCTTCAACATATTGACCAATGCCAACAATCATGTGCTAGACAAAGGCGAAAAAGGGCTGCTGCTGACGCTTGCGCATATGAAGGAGAAAGGATTTATAATAAAAGGCTCCGCCGCCACACAAAAGGAAGCGGATACAAATATTATCGTCGAAAAAAACGGGATTCGCATGGGGCTGCTCGCATACACATATGGTACGAACGGCATTGCTATTCCTAAAGGAAAACCCTATATGGTTCCGCTAATTGACGAGCAAAAAATGATTGGCGACATTAAGAAGCTGAAGAAAGCAGGAGCTGATTTTGTTACGGTGGCGCTCCATTTTGGAACAGAGTATCAGACGAAGCCAAATGAGGAGCAGAAGACGCTTGCCCGCAAGCTGATTGCGGAAGGAGCCGACATTATAGCAGGTTCGCATACGCATGTTATTCAGCCCTATGAGGTGCTGGAGGCAACGGATGACAACGGGCGCGAGCGCCAAGGACTTATTATATATTCGATGGGCAATTTTATTTCCAACCAGCGTGGAGACACGAAGGATTACGGCGTTATTTATCAAGTGCTTATTCGCAAAAATAACGGGGACGGCAGCATCCAGCTTGCCGATATTGAAGCGATTCCGACTTGGGTCTACCGCTACAAACCGGATCATAATTATCGCTATCGCATACTGCCTGTCGAGCAGACGCTGGCGGAGCAGTCAAGCAAGCTGCTCACACCGGATCTATATGCTTCTCTGAAAAAAAATCTCAGCCTGCTGCGTACAAGGCTCGAATCAATGTCTTAG
- a CDS encoding MarR family transcriptional regulator yields MVSDEFTRLWTKLSREWRTGLEEGLAPLTEGQLNVLDLLLQNQPMKPSDLLQHLATTPAAITTLLDRMERNELIVRTRDTADRRIVWISVSGKGKSEAQRGKEVRTKLISEALDRISSHNQQLLVYLLGKVANR; encoded by the coding sequence ATGGTTTCTGATGAATTTACTCGATTGTGGACGAAGCTAAGCAGAGAATGGAGGACAGGTCTGGAAGAGGGGCTGGCGCCGCTCACTGAAGGTCAGCTGAATGTGCTGGATTTATTGCTGCAGAACCAACCGATGAAGCCATCTGATCTATTGCAGCATTTGGCCACGACACCGGCAGCGATTACAACTTTGCTCGATCGTATGGAGCGCAATGAACTAATTGTACGTACAAGAGATACAGCCGATAGACGAATTGTATGGATATCCGTTTCCGGCAAAGGGAAATCAGAGGCACAGCGTGGCAAGGAAGTACGAACAAAGCTCATTTCCGAAGCGCTGGATCGGATTTCCTCCCATAATCAGCAGCTGCTTGTTTACTTATTAGGCAAGGTAGCGAATCGATAG
- the gyrA gene encoding DNA gyrase subunit A codes for MSNLEQFLPAFLEEIVGDRFGRYSKYIIQDRAIPDVRDGLKPVQRRILYAMYDSGNTPDKPYRKSAKTVGDVMGNYHPHGDSSIYEGMVRMAQPWKMGHILVDGHGNWGSMDDDPAAAMRYTEARLSPLAIELLRDIDKRTVMFKDNFDNTTKEPVVLPSRYPNLLVNGTSGISAGFATEIPPHNLREVIDGCIAVMNRPETTLEELMQIIKGPDFPTGGLIMGEEGIRDAYATGKGRIYLRAKTAIEDMRGGRQQIVITEIPYQVVKSRLVTAMENIRLEKKVEGIAEVRDESGRNGLRIVIELKKDTDANGILAYLLKKTDLQVAYSFNMVAIVNKTPQQLGIRQMLDAYIAHQKEVVTFRTQYDLEKAEDRAHVLEGLVKALNLLDEVIAAIKASKNRADAQQNLVQKFAFSERQADAILTLQLYRLTNLEITSLEKEHKEVMKRIAYLRSILNSDKKLIGVIRDEMMEIHAKFGINRRSDIQGEVEELKVNLEVMVTPEEVLVTLSNEGYMKRTSMLSFTRSGGEVGNAGVKEGDIVRGLYAVNTIDNLLLFTKKGQYYTLPVHQIPEFKWKDTGTAVVNIVPIPKDDAIISVIPVKDFNVPGASLVFVTKRGQVKRTELKDYMSTRSTAIAACKVSEGDEVIKIMPSDGTKQLMLVSKQGWSIRFSESEVNPMGRVAGGVRGMQLKEDDELIAADWVSEDEGELFVISDLGYAKRSLLLDYPVQGRGGKGVQTFEFKEGKRVKPNGSALVYAVYCKEAIDLIALTSSGAKLPITTEKSSIDDRRSIGRAIVPIEKNDAITAVIVRPSDVIQS; via the coding sequence ATGAGCAATTTGGAACAGTTTCTTCCAGCTTTTCTTGAAGAAATCGTGGGCGATCGTTTCGGCCGCTACTCTAAATATATTATTCAGGACCGCGCTATTCCCGATGTGCGCGATGGCTTGAAGCCGGTACAGCGGCGTATTTTGTACGCAATGTACGATTCCGGCAATACGCCGGACAAGCCATATCGCAAGTCTGCGAAAACGGTCGGCGATGTAATGGGCAACTATCATCCTCACGGAGACTCGTCTATTTATGAAGGCATGGTGCGGATGGCACAGCCTTGGAAAATGGGACATATACTCGTTGACGGTCACGGCAACTGGGGCTCGATGGATGATGATCCCGCTGCGGCCATGCGTTATACGGAAGCTCGTTTATCTCCGCTGGCAATTGAACTGCTGAGAGATATTGATAAGCGTACGGTCATGTTCAAGGATAACTTTGATAATACGACGAAAGAGCCGGTTGTGCTGCCGTCTCGCTATCCCAATTTGCTCGTAAATGGGACCAGCGGCATCTCTGCCGGCTTTGCGACTGAAATACCACCCCATAACTTGCGTGAGGTCATTGATGGCTGTATCGCGGTTATGAACCGCCCAGAGACGACGCTCGAAGAGCTGATGCAAATTATTAAAGGGCCTGATTTTCCAACGGGCGGACTGATAATGGGTGAGGAAGGCATACGCGATGCTTATGCGACCGGCAAAGGCCGCATTTATTTGCGCGCCAAGACGGCGATTGAGGACATGCGTGGCGGACGCCAGCAAATTGTAATCACCGAAATTCCTTATCAGGTTGTCAAATCACGCCTCGTGACGGCCATGGAAAACATTCGTCTGGAGAAAAAGGTCGAAGGTATCGCTGAGGTTCGCGATGAGAGCGGACGCAATGGCCTGCGGATCGTTATCGAGCTGAAGAAAGATACGGATGCAAACGGCATTTTGGCTTATTTGCTTAAAAAGACGGATTTGCAGGTTGCCTACAGCTTTAATATGGTAGCCATTGTTAATAAAACGCCACAGCAGCTCGGCATACGCCAAATGCTGGACGCTTATATTGCGCATCAAAAGGAAGTTGTTACATTCCGTACGCAATATGATCTGGAAAAGGCTGAGGATCGTGCCCATGTGCTGGAAGGGCTAGTGAAGGCACTGAATTTGCTTGACGAAGTGATCGCAGCGATTAAAGCCTCCAAAAACCGTGCCGACGCACAGCAAAATCTCGTGCAGAAGTTTGCGTTCAGCGAGCGCCAAGCGGATGCGATTTTAACGTTGCAGCTCTATCGTCTGACGAATTTGGAAATTACGTCGCTGGAGAAAGAGCATAAGGAAGTAATGAAGCGCATCGCTTATTTGCGCAGTATCCTGAACAGCGATAAGAAACTGATTGGTGTCATTCGTGATGAAATGATGGAAATTCATGCGAAATTCGGCATTAACCGCCGTTCAGATATTCAGGGAGAAGTAGAAGAGCTTAAGGTAAACCTTGAGGTGATGGTTACACCTGAGGAAGTGCTCGTTACACTTAGCAATGAAGGCTACATGAAGCGGACAAGCATGCTGTCGTTTACACGCTCCGGCGGTGAGGTTGGCAACGCGGGCGTGAAGGAAGGCGATATCGTCCGCGGCTTGTACGCTGTCAACACCATTGATAATTTGCTGCTCTTCACGAAAAAGGGACAATATTATACGCTGCCCGTCCATCAAATTCCTGAGTTCAAGTGGAAGGATACAGGGACCGCAGTCGTCAATATCGTACCGATTCCGAAGGATGATGCGATTATCAGCGTCATCCCCGTGAAGGATTTTAATGTTCCAGGCGCTTCGCTTGTCTTTGTTACCAAACGTGGACAGGTGAAGCGGACCGAGCTGAAGGATTACATGTCAACGCGCTCGACCGCGATTGCAGCCTGCAAAGTATCCGAAGGCGATGAGGTCATTAAAATTATGCCGAGCGACGGTACGAAGCAGCTGATGCTAGTCAGCAAGCAAGGCTGGAGCATCCGGTTCTCCGAAAGCGAAGTAAACCCTATGGGGCGTGTCGCTGGAGGCGTGCGCGGCATGCAGCTGAAGGAAGACGACGAACTGATTGCGGCAGATTGGGTCTCCGAGGATGAGGGAGAATTATTCGTCATCTCTGACCTTGGATATGCCAAGCGCTCGCTGCTGCTGGATTACCCTGTTCAGGGCAGAGGCGGCAAAGGCGTTCAGACGTTTGAATTTAAAGAAGGCAAGCGCGTGAAGCCGAATGGCTCAGCACTCGTTTATGCTGTTTATTGCAAGGAAGCGATTGATCTGATCGCGCTAACCTCATCCGGGGCTAAGCTGCCGATTACGACGGAGAAATCGTCAATTGATGATCGCAGATCGATAGGGCGGGCTATCGTTCCGATCGAAAAAAATGATGCCATAACAGCGGTCATTGTCCGCCCGTCTGATGTCATTCAATCATAA
- the parE gene encoding DNA topoisomerase IV subunit B, which produces MAEHTDVFTQAPAADRNYEADDIQILEGLTAVRKRPGMYIGSTSSSGLHHLVWEIVDNAVDEHLAKFCSAIEVTLHKNGSITVYDNGRGIPTGMHKSGIPTPQVVFTILHAGGKFGGGGYKKSGGLHGVGASVTNALSEWLEVEIFRDGKIHKLRFEYWVDADGKEHVGEPTTGLEVTGTTSRTGTKVTFKPDGRVFQTGTTLNYDTLAERLQEIAFLNSGLKVTIKDDRSGKLDIFHYEGGARQFVEFLNEDKSVLHDVVHFTGEREDIEVEVALQYNDGYTETLASFVNAIPTRGGGTHETGFKTAYTRVMNDYARKTAMLKEKDKNLEGNDLREGMMAVINIKMSEVEFVGQTKDQLGSASARGVVDAIVTEKMQVFLEENPQVAQLLLKKAVQASRAREAARKAREDMRSGKKKSESSNLGGKLTPAQSKDVTRNELFIVEGDSAGGSAKQGRDSKHQAILPLKGKPMNPEKAKLHDILKNDEYKMIIAAIGAGVGPEFDSEECNYHKIIIMTDADTDGAHIQVLLLTFFYRYMKPLIDSGRVYIAQPPLYKLTRKSGKLETVRYAWTDEQLQNYLKEFGKNFELQRYKGLGEMNPDQLWETTMNPETRTMLQVQIEDAAKAERRVSALMGDKVDPRKRWILENVDFAEYQE; this is translated from the coding sequence ATGGCAGAGCATACAGATGTTTTTACACAAGCACCGGCCGCAGATCGGAATTATGAGGCCGATGATATACAGATTCTTGAAGGCTTGACAGCCGTACGGAAACGTCCGGGAATGTATATAGGCTCTACGAGCAGCTCAGGGCTGCATCATCTCGTTTGGGAAATCGTCGACAATGCTGTCGACGAGCATTTGGCAAAGTTTTGTTCCGCCATTGAGGTAACTTTGCACAAAAACGGCTCCATTACGGTCTATGACAATGGACGAGGCATTCCGACAGGGATGCATAAAAGCGGCATTCCAACGCCGCAAGTTGTATTTACGATCCTTCACGCTGGCGGGAAGTTCGGCGGTGGGGGATATAAAAAATCAGGCGGCCTGCACGGCGTCGGCGCTTCGGTAACAAATGCGCTATCCGAATGGCTGGAAGTGGAAATTTTCCGTGATGGAAAAATACATAAGCTTCGGTTCGAATATTGGGTAGATGCGGATGGCAAGGAGCATGTCGGCGAGCCGACAACGGGACTCGAAGTGACGGGAACGACGTCGCGTACGGGAACGAAGGTTACGTTTAAGCCGGATGGACGCGTGTTTCAGACGGGAACTACGCTGAATTACGATACTTTGGCGGAACGGCTTCAGGAAATCGCTTTTCTCAATTCGGGGCTGAAAGTGACGATCAAAGATGATCGCAGCGGCAAGCTCGATATATTCCACTATGAAGGCGGAGCGCGCCAGTTCGTCGAGTTTCTCAATGAGGACAAGTCGGTGCTGCATGACGTCGTTCATTTTACTGGCGAACGTGAGGATATCGAGGTTGAAGTGGCGCTTCAGTACAATGATGGCTATACGGAAACACTGGCGTCCTTCGTTAATGCCATTCCTACACGCGGCGGCGGTACGCATGAAACGGGCTTCAAAACCGCGTATACGCGCGTCATGAACGATTATGCCCGCAAAACCGCGATGCTGAAGGAGAAGGACAAAAATCTGGAAGGCAATGATCTGCGCGAAGGCATGATGGCGGTCATCAACATTAAGATGTCTGAGGTAGAGTTCGTCGGCCAGACGAAGGACCAGCTCGGCAGCGCATCTGCACGCGGCGTCGTCGATGCGATTGTGACGGAGAAAATGCAAGTGTTTCTCGAAGAAAATCCGCAGGTTGCGCAGCTGCTGCTCAAGAAGGCCGTTCAGGCTTCCAGAGCGCGGGAAGCGGCGCGCAAGGCGCGGGAAGATATGCGCAGCGGCAAGAAGAAGAGCGAAAGCTCCAATCTTGGCGGCAAGCTGACGCCGGCGCAATCGAAGGATGTTACGCGCAATGAGCTGTTTATCGTCGAAGGCGATTCGGCGGGCGGCTCGGCCAAGCAAGGCCGTGATTCGAAGCATCAGGCGATTTTGCCGCTCAAGGGCAAGCCGATGAATCCGGAGAAAGCTAAGCTGCATGATATTTTAAAAAACGACGAGTATAAAATGATTATCGCCGCGATTGGCGCAGGCGTAGGCCCGGAATTTGATTCCGAGGAATGCAACTATCACAAAATTATTATTATGACGGATGCCGATACGGACGGTGCCCATATCCAGGTGCTGCTTCTGACGTTCTTCTATCGTTATATGAAGCCGCTCATTGACAGCGGACGCGTATATATTGCTCAGCCGCCGCTTTACAAGCTGACGCGGAAATCCGGCAAGCTGGAAACGGTGCGTTATGCATGGACGGATGAGCAGCTGCAAAATTATTTAAAGGAATTCGGCAAAAACTTTGAGCTTCAGCGCTATAAAGGACTTGGCGAGATGAATCCGGACCAGCTGTGGGAAACGACGATGAATCCGGAAACGCGGACGATGCTGCAGGTGCAGATCGAGGATGCTGCGAAGGCGGAGCGCCGTGTGTCTGCGCTGATGGGCGACAAGGTTGATCCACGCAAGCGCTGGATTTTGGAAAATGTTGATTTTGCGGAATATCAGGAATAG
- a CDS encoding ABC transporter permease, which translates to MHKLLLLTENETLKMWKKRRFLVIILVLLVIIPMFTYAQLTVAQNNKDKFADWRNEVLQQITDMQNRLSSNRIPEEWKKQQRIAVQQLQYYLDHDVNPSSPNGVTFTREFMNNAVGLFIPLLVLTIASDLVSGERGTGTIKMLLTKPVRRWKVLLSKFAALTLYVSLLVGVMVLLCYLISGMFFGYGGWGLPIFTGFTINGSEVDTSFVHVVPQWLYMLMQTGLVWLSAMTVAILALMVSVLVRSTAASMVIMMASVIAGTILSSMSSSWENAKYLFAVNLNLPTYLEGSPPPIEGMSFSFSLIVLAIWAIAGLIVSFSVFTKQDILN; encoded by the coding sequence TTGCATAAACTACTGCTTCTTACCGAGAATGAAACCTTGAAGATGTGGAAAAAAAGAAGGTTTCTCGTCATTATCCTCGTACTTCTTGTTATTATTCCAATGTTCACGTATGCTCAGTTAACCGTAGCCCAGAACAATAAAGACAAATTTGCCGACTGGCGCAATGAGGTGCTGCAGCAAATTACGGATATGCAAAACAGGCTGTCGAGCAATCGGATTCCTGAGGAGTGGAAAAAGCAGCAGCGTATAGCCGTGCAGCAGCTCCAATATTATTTGGACCATGATGTCAATCCGAGCAGCCCAAACGGCGTGACGTTCACGCGGGAATTCATGAATAATGCGGTAGGGCTGTTTATTCCGCTGCTTGTCTTGACCATTGCCTCTGATCTCGTATCCGGAGAACGCGGCACCGGAACGATCAAAATGCTGCTCACCAAGCCGGTTCGCAGATGGAAGGTGCTGCTTAGCAAGTTTGCGGCGCTTACGCTTTATGTATCGCTGCTTGTCGGGGTGATGGTGCTGCTTTGTTATTTGATATCGGGCATGTTTTTCGGCTATGGAGGCTGGGGCTTGCCGATATTTACCGGTTTTACAATCAATGGCAGCGAGGTCGACACAAGCTTTGTGCACGTTGTTCCCCAGTGGCTGTATATGCTCATGCAGACGGGACTCGTATGGCTGTCCGCCATGACCGTAGCGATTCTCGCCTTGATGGTATCGGTTCTTGTCAGAAGCACGGCGGCAAGCATGGTCATTATGATGGCTTCCGTTATTGCAGGAACGATCCTTTCTAGCATGTCCTCCTCATGGGAGAATGCCAAATATTTATTCGCCGTGAACCTCAATTTACCGACATATTTGGAAGGATCACCACCGCCGATTGAGGGCATGTCATTTTCTTTTTCCCTTATCGTGCTTGCGATTTGGGCGATTGCGGGGCTTATTGTCTCGTTCAGCGTCTTTACTAAACAGGACATCTTGAATTAA